In Aedes albopictus strain Foshan chromosome 3, AalbF5, whole genome shotgun sequence, the following are encoded in one genomic region:
- the LOC109421677 gene encoding putative gustatory receptor 22a isoform X1 has protein sequence MHTTYQTVFRLKIFVFRLLQVLGIFPLTFDSKRKRFYQSRWNLLMSIVQTIFVVFFLPIPYYILITMVYNITSVLSNTMVILELAINYLVLFSFCLKMLLERGNVVEIFNLFAKIFFSVYSETDCIDENLLKKYLRKVILVDYVLFPITFGMYIPFSIGMEFSYLASWILNSYSVMFILMISNLFQSTTIVTSILYQKLNSRVTAVVRTLHQLNEKELLGSRSHLTKAKIFYKMSSELNHLCYLHRMTTEAVEQMTRILSLPLMITTLFQFFVVLTEAYYNYIYLMNSLLIQNASYGQALSSTLFMLMCLLQFYYSIWFSAHMTKTAETTALLLNEFFFCDVGPCVEQSIETFTLEMLHRDYRVRLYDCFAVDFTLAYSAAATMTSYLILLVQFGLMNY, from the exons ATGCACACAACTTACCAGACCGTGTTCCGTCTAAAAATCTTTGTTTTTCGCCTCCTTCAAGTTTTGGGAATATTTCCCCTAACATTCGACTCCAAACGCAAGCGATTCTACCAGTCCCGATGGAACCTGCTGATGTCTATTGTGCAAACCATATTTGTCGTTTTTTTCCTACCAATTCCTTACTACATTCTGATCACAATGGTCTACAACATCACGTCAGTTCTAAGCAATACGATGGTGATCTTGGAATTGGCTATAAACTATTTAGTGCTGTTCTCGTTCTGCCTGAAAATGTTGCTGGAAAGAGGAAATGTGGTAGAAATTTTCAATCTTTTCGCGAAAATTTTTTTCAGTGTTTATTCTGAAACGGATTGCATTGATGaaaaccttctcaaaaaatacCTTCGAAAGGTCATTTTAGTGGATTACGTATTATTTCCCATAACGTTTGGCATGTATATTCCATTCAGTATAGGGATGGAATTCAGTTACCTTGCCTCGTGGATACTGAATAGCTACTCCGTAATGTTTATATTGATGATTAGCAATCTGTTTCAATCCACCACTATTGTAACCTCAATACTGTACCAAAAACTTAACAGTAGAGTGACTGCAGTAGTCCGCACTCTTCACCAACTCAACGAAAAAGAACTTCTCGGGAGTCGGAGCCATCTAACCAAAGCGAAAATATTCTACAAGATGAGCTCGGAATTAAATCATCTTTGTTACCTACATCGGATGACAACAGAAGCTGTTGAACAGATGACCAGAATTTTGAGTTTGCCGTTGATGATTACTACGTTGTTTCAATTCTTCGTAGTGTTGACTGAG GCTTACTACAACTACATCTACCTTATGAACAGCTTGTTAATCCAAAATGCCTCTTATGGCCAGGCACTTAGTTCGACACTCTTCATGTTGATGTGCTTACTGCAGTTCTACTACTCAATATGGTTTAGTGCTCATATGACAAAAACG GCGGAAACGACGGCATTACTACTGAATGAATTTTTCTTTTGCGATGTTGGCCCTTGCGTTGAACAGAGT ATCGAAACTTTCACCCTGGAAATGTTGCACCGAGACTATCGAGTAAGGTTGTACGACTGTTTTGCGGTGGATTTTACTCTCGCATATTCA GCTGCTGCAACCATGACTAGTTATCTCATTTTACTAGTTCAGTTCGGATTGATGAACTACTAG
- the LOC109421677 gene encoding putative gustatory receptor 28b isoform X2 has protein sequence MSSELNHLCYLHRMTTEAVEQMTRILSLPLMITTLFQFFVVLTEAYYNYIYLMNSLLIQNASYGQALSSTLFMLMCLLQFYYSIWFSAHMTKTAETTALLLNEFFFCDVGPCVEQSIETFTLEMLHRDYRVRLYDCFAVDFTLAYSAAATMTSYLILLVQFGLMNY, from the exons ATGAGCTCGGAATTAAATCATCTTTGTTACCTACATCGGATGACAACAGAAGCTGTTGAACAGATGACCAGAATTTTGAGTTTGCCGTTGATGATTACTACGTTGTTTCAATTCTTCGTAGTGTTGACTGAG GCTTACTACAACTACATCTACCTTATGAACAGCTTGTTAATCCAAAATGCCTCTTATGGCCAGGCACTTAGTTCGACACTCTTCATGTTGATGTGCTTACTGCAGTTCTACTACTCAATATGGTTTAGTGCTCATATGACAAAAACG GCGGAAACGACGGCATTACTACTGAATGAATTTTTCTTTTGCGATGTTGGCCCTTGCGTTGAACAGAGT ATCGAAACTTTCACCCTGGAAATGTTGCACCGAGACTATCGAGTAAGGTTGTACGACTGTTTTGCGGTGGATTTTACTCTCGCATATTCA GCTGCTGCAACCATGACTAGTTATCTCATTTTACTAGTTCAGTTCGGATTGATGAACTACTAG
- the LOC109421707 gene encoding uncharacterized protein LOC109421707 has protein sequence MRKVNVLFKRTFGFTILILRLLGMFPFWYNKPEKRFHLSNPLIAYSVVVCSLYVYFIGVFYWTTVQFVRIYRSHYNVYLLGAAFGTAYATVIVVNLTSVVFARRVLRLLNDCHRLWDQLQVKSVVEDQDKKLVYRFMFKMIVVDGLTIIGGAGIRLIQAIRSKSMSLFYEAVAHGFTYILHACTTNLFIGMAYFGGHFFRLINCRIRLLHRRISHLEQQEHHSKPNVQKKQQIYNNTLDELNRLVRYHEKVNRTILSFMQVHDASLLMMTLKNFVVTTTGVYLTYVATVFALHRNQVPSFGTYGFVTFFALFHFSQFYYQTASTMIFTMRVSLNLSITESY, from the coding sequence ATGCGGAAAGTAAACGTTCTGTTTAAACGCACGTTTGGGTTCACCATACTAATTCTGCGCCTTCTTGGCATGTTTCCCTTCTGGTATAATAAACCGGAAAAACGTTTCCATCTATCGAACCCATTGATAGCCTATTCCGTGGTTGTCTGTTCGCTCTACGTATATTTCATTGGCGTATTCTATTGGACGACGGTGCAGTTTGTTCGCATCTATCGTTCTCACTATAACGTATACCTTCTGGGGGCTGCCTTCGGAACTGCCTACGCTACAGTGATTGTCGTGAATTTAACAAGCGTCGTGTTTGCTCGGAGAGTTTTGCGTTTGCTGAACGATTGCCATCGATTATGGGACCAGCTTCAGGTGAAGTCCGTAGTAGAAGACCAGGACAAGAAGTTGGTGTATCGGTTCATGTTCAAGATGATTGTAGTTGATGGACTTACTATCATTGGAGGAGCTGGTATACGACTGATCCAAGCAATCCGGTCGAAAAGCATGTCTTTATTCTATGAAGCAGTTGCCCATGGTTTCACCTACATTTTGCACGCTTGCACGACAAACTTGTTCATAGGAATGGCCTACTTTGGTGGACATTTCTTTCGACTAATCAATTGCAGAATACGGCTTCTCCACCGAAGAATATCACATCTAGAACAACAAGAGCACCATTCGAAGCCGAATGTTCAAAAGAAACAACAGATTTATAACAATACGTTAGACGAATTGAACCGTTTGGTGCGTTACCACGAGAAAGTGAACCGTACGATTCTGAGCTTCATGCAAGTGCATGACGCTTCGCTTCTCATGATGACTTTGAAAAACTTCGTAGTTACTACAACGGGCGTATACCTGACTTACGTTGCAACGGTTTTCGCTCTGCACAGGAATCAGGTGCCATCGTTTGGAACATACGGTTTTGTTACATTTTTTGCACTATTTCACTTTTCACAGTTCTATTACCAGACTGCCAGTACAATGATTTTCACAATGAGAGTAAGTTTGAATTTGTCAATAACTGAAAGTTACTAG